The DNA window CGACTGAGTGCTTCTCTCTATGGTGTAGTATACTGAGTGCTGTTGGTTCTCGGGAGCTAGAGGCAAAGAAGATTCCAAAGCAGACTAATTTTATTTGATTGAGATGATAGCATACTGCTAAAAAATTATTTGGGCAATCGAACAAATTAAGGTACTGTCATCCAAGTCAAAAATTTCAACCACAGGTAGCTATCGAGTGTGAACTGGTGAACACATTAGCCGGCACGCATGCATGTTTGAAAATCGGAGGGAACGTGGAcgaccggccggccggagaAGGCAACAGGGAATGACCAATCAAGTCAGTCAAAGTCACCCAGAGTTATCTGCCATAAGCTAACCGCCAAGATTACACCTTAAAGAAGATTAATTGTGTATGATTGGCTACACTAAAGGTCTGTTTGGATCCACCAAAACTTTAGCCGGCTAAATTTGGCTGCTAGTGATCCATACGGTCCGGCTAAAAGACTAGCTAAAGTTTAGCTATAGCTAAAGCCAGCTAAATTTTAGTTGAAGGATCCAGACACCCCATAGCTGGGAGAAATCCTAGCTGTCTAAAATTTGGTTTTAAAATTTTAGCTAGCTAAATTTTAGTTAGGTGGATCCAAACAGACCCTAATTAGGATGCCTGTCAAGCTACAAGAGGAGGAAAAACATTTTACAACATGTAGCATGTTAAAAATCATTTGTATTGAGGTTTTAGCTAGCTTTGTGTTGGTGCAAGCGTTGTGATTTAATATATGTTTGCATCGAGATCAGAAGGTTTTTACATCATAAAAGAAGTATCGAGGAGTATCATACCAGGAGTTCACTCAAGTGCTGAAGACTATCATAACCAGCTCTCATGTTTGGACTGAATTAAATGTCCCAATCATCTATACAGGTGTCATTAAATATAATACTGATGCAGTTGTGAAATTAGGTTGCCTACTGCAGCTGCAACATGTTCATCCCTGGTCACGCGCTGACAGTGAGAGCTGATGTTTGCCATCTCACACAAGGCATGCTTCTCTTTCTTTTTATGATAATATACTAGGCACGGTTTGCAGCCAAAGAATTTTCGGTTCCTATGTTTGAAATAACAAAGGTGTCGCATCAGTCCACGTATGCTATTCAGAATAATTACAAGAAAATCATAGGATAATAtgaacaatttaatcctatatATCGTGCCTTGAGAGATCTtgggcttcttttgctgctgtTGTCTcatttttccttttgttttcttGGTTTTGTTAGTGTTTGAGCTCCTAGTTTAATATATGTCGGACAAAGCTCCTGCCGgctgttttttaaaaaaatcatatTGTACCATAAAAGAAATTCAAGATATGACATCGACAAATTTTTTAGCCAACATTGAATTATTTTCGATCCTAGAAACACACTTGAAAATTTTTAACTCATAACATCAAAGAATTTGAAATCAAACTTGATAGCAGGAGATCAGCTTGTGGCTCTCGCTAGAATGATGCAACTTTCTTTCTTATTACCATCATAGCTATAAAGCAACTAACACAAAACAAAAGCATGTTTGTAGGCAACTAGGTAAGATACACAACATAAAGGTGCATATCAAAACCACTAACACAAGGTTGGAAATGCTTCTTATCTTTCTTGCACAAGGTTGGAAATGCTATCGACTGATGAAGGATACGACATGATATATGAGTCGAACCCGTCAGTCTGCATCAATGTCAGCATTTGGAAGCTTAGATGTGCTGGAACCAGCTCTGGCACTGCCAATTCACCGTTCAGGTATTGCAGGACTTGCCGCATACTGGGCCTTGCTTCAGGAAAGGGGTGAGAGCATAACAACCCTACCTTTAGTGCTATGCATGCCTCATCAACATTGTAGTCACCTTGGAGCTTGGCATCCACCGTACCAATTAGCGATGTTTGTTTCCAATGCTCGACCACCCAATCGACCAACATGAGTTGGTTGTCTTCCGAATCATGCATGATAGGCTTTTGACCACAAATGACCTCAAGGACGAATGTGCCAAAGGCAAATATATCGGTCAGAGTGGTCGCCTTACTGGTGCGCCCAAGCTCAGGGGCAAGGTATCCTATGGTGCCAACAACATGCGAGGTTTGCGGGTTGTCACTGTGGTCATACAACATGGCAAGCCCAAAGTCTCCTAATCGACCATTCATACCACTGTCAAGTAGCACATTGCTCGCCTTGATGTCCCGGTGGACGACAACCTTTTCCCATTCCTCATGGAGGTAGATCAAGCCGGATGCGATGCCTTTGATGATACCAAGCCTCTGTACCCAATTTAGAGTAGCCTTGCTCTCTCGGCAATACAAATACTTGTCCAGGCTCCCATTCGACATGTACTCATATACCAGAAGCAGTTCACCTTTCCGGCGGCAATAACCGAGTAACTGAACAAGGTTAGGATGTTGCATGCGCCCGATGCTAACAATCTCAGCAACAAATTCCTTCATGTGCTGCTTCGAGTTGTGTGACACCCTCTTCACGGCGATCTCACATTTAGACACACGAAGAACTCCCCTGTACACTTTCCCAAACCCTCCTACTCCCAACAGATTCTTGTTCTTGAACCCTTCTGTGGCCCGGAACAAATCCTTGTAGGAGAACCGATGCGGTCCGAACTCAACTTCCCAATCTTCCCTCAGTTCACTGTACCTTAGCTGCCTTCGCCTAAGTAGAACAAGAACCGCTCCCAGAAAGAGGACCACTGCAGCTGTGGCTATTGGTAGGATGATTTCCATGACCTTGGATCTTGGTTTTGGGAACTCACGGGGTAGCCTGGGCAGCTTGGTGATGTCGATGGCTGGCGCAGGCCCATCCATGGCAAAGCTCCATCCAAGAACATAGTGTCTGGAGTTGACCAATCCTGTGGACGATGAGAAGCCAATGTATGCCATGTCGGGGATCACCGTTGAGAGGTCGTGTGTTGCCGAGAGCAGCGGCCTGACAGGTTTGCCCATCTTGAGGGGAGCCAGGGTCACGTTGATCTTCTTGGTCTGGCCGTCGTAGTCCACCCACACCTGCATCGCCTCGTGGCTGATCAGCGTCAGACCGTGGAAGTCGCCGTTGCCGTCGTCGTGGTAGCCGGCGTTGGTAGAGTCCACCGAGATGAGGCTGTTGATGTCGATCCCGACGTGGTTGTCGCTGATGTCCCTGAACTCGTTGTTCTGCATGGTGTCGAGCTCGACCGCGAAGACGCGGTTGGTGGTGTTGCCGTTGTTGCTGCCGTTGAGGAGGCCGAGGTACTGCGCTGCCATCGCCCCCGAGAAGTCCTTGCTCGCCGCGACGAAGAACGCGATGCCGTTGGCGCTCACGTCGGGGTAGGCGGAGAGGATGCCGAACACGAAGGAGGTGGAGAAGGACCTCGCCGCGCTACTGTTGTTGGACGTGTCGCGGAAGCGCAGCGGCGTGGGATAGATGGCATGGCCTTTGAGCCGGAGCGTGCCGTTGGTGAGCTCGAGGAGGCCGCTCCCCGTGACGGTAGCTGCGCCATCGAGGATGAGGTTGCTGCTGGCGAAGCCGGAGTACACGAGCTGGTGAtcatcaccggcggcgagggctaCAAGGTTGAGGCCCACCAGGAGGAAGCATACAGGTAGAAGCTGCTTGTTTCCAGGCATGGAGGTCACTTTGTGTTTGTTGGATCGAGCGCGAGGCTAACTGCAATTGCGCAGAGCGAGGCAAGCAAAGTTGTGGCAGTTGCGCTTCACACTCTGGATGTGAATTAATGAAATCATAAAGCAATGCTAGAGGACAGAAGTTGTAGTTCAAATACGGTGAAGAACCCAAGGGGAAAAGTTCACATGGCCATTGATTTGTAGTTCGTAACATAATAAAATAATACTATAAAAACAAATTAAGGTGAAAGTTTAACTTTGGGTACTATGCCACAGTCAAAGCACACTTGGCATCTTTCAACAGAGCGATTCATATTTAGTCTAACTTTGCCTAATGTCAGGTGTATCACTGTCGCCGCCAACATCCAGCAATAGAAGATAGAATACTTAATTGACACATTTCGATGGATAGGTGGATGCTTAAATCAAAATATCGTTCCAAGTCAAGTCAACATGTTGGAAATGTCTAATAATATAGTTTTTTTTGCAGAAAAGTAAATCCAAGAATAAAAGAAATATTAGGGGATGTTGTAGATCACAAAGGCTACTAGAAGTCATCTTGTTGCACATCCTAAGTGAGACCCAAACTTTTTTTCTCCAAATGGAGCTTCTTTTTCTAATTTGTGGAACATTTTTCTCTATGGAACATCTGAAGGAAAAAAATTTCATGGAGAATAAAAAAAGTAATTTTTTTCCTGCCATCCAGAAGCGCTAACCTAGGTTAGAATCTTCAGCTCAGCAGCAGTGCTTACTTTTATGGCTAATTATTCTTTTAGTTATAAGTGATGTGGCCACTGATAGCGAGACTCGTGTGTGATGACTTTGTCAAATGTAGATTATACGCACATGCGTTTATGGATTGAGTGTACATATGTGTATATGAGTGTTTGTATTTGTACTCTGTTTTGAAAAAAAACTTATTCTTAgtgtaaaaaagaaaaaaagtatTTTCTTCATAGCACTAAAAAATAGGGCACACATGGATCAAGTATATCAACTCATCTGCAACTAGATCATGGGTCTAACAGTGGGCTGATATATATGTTACTGACGCCGATGGTAAATGTGCAAATAGCGTAGGCCCATGGAGGACCTCGCGGACGATGGCTTCCCTTCCGAACCGATTCCCACATGGCGGAGCTCGCTGATGCCTAGAATCTCGACGGGGCACACGGCACACGGCAGTAGGGCATCACATGTATCCATGGAGAACCCCAACTGCAGCCGCCCCAGCGGTTCTAGCTGCATCCGCCGCCGGACGCGTGGGGAAGAAACATGGTCGGGCGCTGATGCCTTGGGTCGAAGAATTCAATTCATGGAACATGTACCAAATAAAGGGGAAGCAAAAATATGAAAGAATAGCTGCAAGCTTGAAAGATGCAACTGATGTGACATTTATTCAAATAATCACCAAATGCAAAGCAACACACCTTTCTCCATCTCCTGAGTCCCAACACGAATCATACATGGCTTGGCATAACAATTGATAAGTTATATGAGAAAGAAGCAGCTACATCGTCTGAACAATTTAAGATGAGGAACGCAAAGTCCGTTAACACAACTGAAACCCTCGGGACATGAGCCACTCACACACGGCCCTAGACGAAGCTCCGAGGCCATGGCCGTCGGAGCTGCCGTCAGCTGCAGAACCACCAGTAGAATGAGCACCATGGCCACCACACCGACGGCCTTACTGCCACTGCCCATGTTCTCCTCTCTTGGCCTGTGTGTGTGGCAGGTTTGCTTCGTTTCTCGTCTGTTTGGGCCGCCCTGTTCCCATCGTTATCATTCTCAGCTGTTTTATAGGCAACAGCGAGTCCAGTCTCGCTCTAGAGGTGGTCCAAGAAAACAATTTGGATCCAGCTAGTTACAGTTAATAATGCCGCAGCACGGTTCCGGGATCCAAATATGTAAACTTTATTATTACAAGTCAAACCCACGCAAAGCGCAGGATATGTTGTTAACATAAATTAATTATATTCATTATCTGTAGCATGATTATAGTATATTATTTGTACTATAATTATGCTAGCCAGGTTAGCATGATTATATTCATTTAGCTACCTGATAAAATTCAAAAATCGAAATTAATTCACTGGCCATGAAAATGAACTTGACAAAATACCAAGTGACATGCAAATTAGTAATGGCAGATATGATCACAATATTTTCCATGTTTTTACACGGTGAACTATCGTGTGGATTTACAGGAGTGACCAAATACACTACATGTAAGTTGTGACACAACAACAACCAAGGAAAAACAGGAACAAAAGAGGCCGTACTCGCACGCTTCAGATACAACCAATATACTAGCTGTCATCTTCCAACCGAGATGCCTGGTGTCATCGTACCCATGCTGGTCGCCGACCACGGATACTGCAGGATGGACTGGTCGAAGGACACTTGGTTCTGCATGAGGCTCAGCAAGCTCATGTTCGCCGGCGTCAGCTCCGGCAGCGGCGCGTCGCCGTCGAGGTACTGCATGACCTGCCTCATGGTAGGCCTCTCACTCGGGAACGGGTGCGAGCACATCAACCCAAGCGTCAGCACCATCCCTGCCTCGTCAACATTGTAGTTCCCCTGCAGCCTCGAGTCCACGGTCTCCTCGAGAGCTCCTCTGTGCCAGTACTCGAGCACCCGGTCAACCAGCATCGCCCGGCCGTGCTGCACGCTGTTGCTGACCGGGCGCCGGCCGCAGGTGACCTCGAGGAGGAACGTGCCGAAGGCGAAGAcatcggtgagaggggatgccTTGCCCGTGCGCGAAAGCTCCGGGGCAATGTAACCCATGGTGCCAACCACATGTGTGGTTTGCAGGTCGGTGCCATGGTCGTACAGCCTTGCAAGGCCGAAGTCGCCTAGATGTGCGATCATGCCGCCGTCGAGGAGCACGTTGCTTGCCTTGATGTCTCGGTGGATGACGACCTGCTCCCACTTTTCATGGAGGTAGAACAGCCCTGAAGCCACATCCTTGATGATCTGAAACCTCTGAGACCACTCCAGTAAGGGCTTGTTCTCCTCGCCATAGAGATACTTGTCAAGGCTGCCATTGGGCATGTAATCATACACCAAAAGGAGCTCACCCTTCCTTCGACAGTAACCGAGTAACTGCACGAGGTTGCGATGGCGAAGGTGACCGATGCTGACAACTTCAGAGACAAACTCCTTTATCCCCTGGCTCGAGTCATGGGACACCCTCTTCACGGCGACCTCCGATTTGGACTTTGGAAGCACTCCTTTGTACACCTTGCCGAACCCGCCTGCGCCGAGTAGGTGCTTGCTCTTGAATCCTTCGGTCGCTTTGAACAGTTCCTTGTATGAGAACCGGTGCGGCCCAAACTCGACCTCCCAATCTTCTCTCAACTCAGCGTATGCCAGCTTCCTCTGCACGATCACAAAGACTGCAATGCATGCCGCCATGATTACCAAAGCTGCTGCAGGCAGTGCAATCTTCAAGACCTTCATCAGAGTCCTGGGGCCAGGGTTTGGCAGCCTTGGCATCTTCTTGAAGTCAATGGCTGGAGCAGGTCCGTTCATGGCGAAGCTCCAGGCAAGCACGCAGTGCCGTGACTTGATCGGTCCGGTCGCGGCAGAGAAGCCAGCATATGCATGCTCGGTGATCACAGCTGAGAGGTCAGTGGTGTTCGAGAGCAGGGGCTTGGATGGTTTGGCCACTCCCATGGGAGCCAGAGTGACATTGATTTGCTTGGCCTCCCCATCGTAGTCCACCCACACTTGCATGAGCTTGCCGTCAGTGCTGATGAGACTCAAGTTCTTGAGCGTACCGTCCTTGTCGTCGTAGAAGGCAGCAGAGCTGGATTCCACGGAGGAGAGCGCGTTGACGTCGACGCCGACATGGTTGTCGTCCATGTCTTGGAACTCGTCGTTCTTGATGGTGTCGAGCTCCACGGCGAGGAAGTGGTTTCTGCTCGCGTTCGCCGGGCCGGTGCTGTGGCTGTCGAGCAAGCCCAAGTACTGGGCCGGCGACGCGTTCGAGAAGTTCTTCCCCGGGGCGATGACGAAGGCCATACCATCGGTGCTCATATATGAGGTGGCCGAGAGGATGGCGACGACGAAGGCGAGGGAGAAGGACTGCGCCGTGCCATTGGGGGAGTCCTTGAACTGAAGCGGGGTCCGGTAGAACGCGTGGCCTTTGACGCCAGGCTCGTTGTTCGTCAGTTCGAGGATCCCTTCGCTGGTGACCGCGGCCGTGCCGTCGAGGATGAGGTTCTTGGCGCCGCCGAACCCCGAGAAGACAAAGGACTCGTTGCCGCCGGCGACACAGAAGCCCCGAAGGTTGAGGCtaaggcagaggaggaagaaggctgcTAGGAAGGACATGGGAAGATGCTCCATGGCCGCTGGACTGTAAGAAATTCAGCAAGCAGTGTGCATGCCAATTTCACAAAGGTACCCTTCTTCTAGAGTTAGTCGTCCGTCCCTATGCTGTGGTTCTGTTTGTAGTCTGCCTGTTAAGTACAGTACGTTGTTATTGACGATGTTCAGCGATTGGACGGCGGCCAGAGCAACTAGTAGTCGATGACCGAAGACTAGCACCGGTGGAGATGCCGTGGTCGCTGTGTCTCGTGCTGCACATGCGACCAATAATGTCTGAATTCCCTGAATTTAGTGTGGTGGTTACATGGCGAGAATTGTCTTTCGTGCTGTACACTTGTGCCTGCTGCTTTTGGAGTTTTGCCGGTACGTATCTTCAGTAGAATCTTGGAGAGTTTAATGCATTCCATGTGGCCCCCACAAAAAACCTAATCCAGACCTTGACAGTATGAGATTCTCTTTTTAACTTGGTTAGTTGAAAGCTTACAGAAAGACAAACGTAGTATGACTATCAATTGGGGCACATCATATTCCTTTTTTCGATAAGAGAAATTTTATTAATATTAGACAGTTACATCATGATGATACACGAGTACTCCCGACCTTTTCATAGCTAGGATGCACACAACCAAAATTAAAGtaagaatttttttaaaaaaaacataaCATCAAGTTACAAAAGTTACGGAAAAAACTCGACCGGTGGGGTATGCCGGCCCCAACCGTATTTCATTAAGAGCCCGTTTGGCTGGGCTCCTGTGGAGGAGCCGGAGCCGGTAGAAGTCCTTCCAAACAGGGTCTAAGAGGAAGCAACTGGGAAGCAACTTTCCGGTCGAGAAAATCCCCCGAGCTTTATCTGCGTCAACTAGGGAATTTTTTTAACCCAACCTGAAATTTGCTCCCACAGCTTCGGAGGAGCCGCAGTCGGTAGAAGTCTTGCCAAACAAGGTCTAAGAGAAAGCAACTGGGAAGCAATTTCCCGGTCGGGAAAACTCCCCGAACCCTGACTGCCCCAATGAGGGAGTTTTTTTTAACCCAGCCTGAATTTCGCTACTGGAGGCATGTTGGCTACAAAAGTTACAACACACGACTTACTCTTCACTTCCATGCGGCGTCATACCAAACACCTGCACTACGAGAAAGGCTCCCGCTTTCAACAGGAAAATGGCACGTCATATTCTAGCCAGGGGGAATACCTTCCAATCGAATTTGAGCCAAATTCATACACGCTTTTTGGAGAAAAAATTGGACCCATGCGTCGCCGTCGTTGGAGCATTCATGAATGGGTGGGTAGATTTCACAGTACCTGAGTACCAGCTATCTGACGTACCCACACAGAAGTTTTTACTATCGTATTGACCGTGCTTTGGACGGTATCGTAGATGACTGGTTGATGAGGTCTCTCTTTTGGATCGACGTACCCGTCGTTAATTTCTTTGTTGCATGCCGTTTTCTATCACTGACATGGAGAGGGCCTTCCTATCCTCTTCACATCAGCTCTGCAGCCAGTAAGAGTAGATGAGCAGTCGCAGTCTTTTTGGAGATGCCGTCAGATACGGTGTGCTTAGGTTCCTTAAGTTTGATGGCTGCCCCCGTTGACGCTGCGCACGGTCCTCCTGTCAGTTTCACGTTGGGCCCCAAGGAGACACTGACTATCTTGATGTGCTTGCCTGATTGCTCTTAATTATTTCGTTTCAATGTATTAGGAAGTTCCCCGCAGTGACAACGTTTTTCATTTAAGAGAAGAGGTTATGTACGATGTTTTGGGTTCGATTCTCTATGGGATCGAATTTTCTAGAATTTAACAGTGCTTTCAGTAGTAGTCGACAGCGAGCCGTCTGGCCATCTGTGATGATTTCATCAATCTCGAGGATTTGCTAGCTCAGTCTTCAAAAATGCTCATATGGGTAAGGTTTGCGTACATGTGTTCATAGAGGTAAATGTGCTGTGAATGTCTTAGTTGTACTGTATAACTAAGAAAACTAAAAAACAAATAAACATACAAACAAAAAGCTTATACAGAGTTAAGCCATGCTACTAGTACGTTCAGGTGCAGCTCCATCTTTTCATGCAAAAACTACTGATTTGAGGCATGCAACAATATTTCCTCATAAAGAAATAAACACCTTCATTTAATGAACGGTTTTTCGTTTGATTTGAGATTCTTGAGAACCCCTTGAACGTCTCTCTAAATGATTTAAAGGATTTTGTTGCTGCTTCCCTGTGGTGACTCATGCATCATGCATGATCTCGTGAACAGACACTGAAAGGGGCAGGTAATATATTGTTCCCTGGAGAGCAATCTACTGTTGAGATTAGCTAATCTATGTATTGACTGTTGAAGAGGTACTAGTATTATTGACTG is part of the Panicum hallii strain FIL2 chromosome 2, PHallii_v3.1, whole genome shotgun sequence genome and encodes:
- the LOC112882257 gene encoding LOW QUALITY PROTEIN: uncharacterized protein LOC112882257 (The sequence of the model RefSeq protein was modified relative to this genomic sequence to represent the inferred CDS: substituted 4 bases at 4 genomic stop codons), coding for MPGNKQLLPVCFLLVGLNLVALAAGDDHQLVYSGFASSNLILDGAATVTGSGLLELTNGTLRLKGHAIYPTPLRFRDTSNNSSAARSFSTSFVFGILSAYPDVSANGIAFFVAASKDFSGAMAAQYLGLLNGSNNGNTTNRVFAVELDTMQNNEFRDISDNHVGIDINSLISVDSTNAGYHDDGNGDFHGLTLISHEAMQVWVDYDGQTKKINVTLAPLKMGKPVRPLLSATHDLSTVIPDMAYIGFSSSTGLVNSRHYVLGWSFAMDGPAPAIDITKLPRLPREFPKPRSKVMEIILPIATAAVVLFLGAVLVLLRRRQLRYSELREDWEVEFGPHRFSYKDLFRATEGFKNKNLLGVGGFGKVYRGVLRVSKCEIAVKRVSHNSKQHMKEFVAEIVSIGRMQHPNLVQLLGYCRRKGELLLVYEYMSNGSLDKYLYCRESKATLNWVQRLGIIKGIASGLIYLHEEWEKVVVHRDIKASNVLLDSGMNGRLGDFGLAMLYDHSDNPQTSHVVGTIGYLAPELGRTSKATTLTDIFAFGTFVLEVICGQKPIMHDSEDNQLMLVDWVVEHWKQTSLIGTVDAKLQGDYNVDEACIALKVGLLCSHPFPEARPSMRQVLQYLNGELAVPELVPAHLSFQMLTLMQTDGFDSYIMSYPSSVDSISNLVQERXEAFPTLCXWFXYAPLCCYLNLFDCPNNFLAVCYHLNQIKLVCFGIFFASSSREPTALSILHHREKHSVAXMVGHMLCHLLPILFLGHGLLGSLVAGGSDGDQFVYTGFTGADLTLDGSATVTATGLLELTNGTTHQKGHAFHPAPLRLRGSPNGTVQSFSVAFVFGIVSSYLDFSTHGLALVVAPGSRSLSSALTDQYMGLTNAQDGGKATNHMFAVELDTVQNLEFHDINANHVGIDINSLSSVISNDAGYYQDKNGSFQNLSLISREAMQVWVDYDGVTMQIDVTIAPLATVKPEKPLLSCIYNLSTVLVEPSYIGFSSATGPGNSRHYVLGWSFGMNRPAPVIDVTKLPKLPQLGSKPRSKVLEITLPIASAALVLTLGTVLILLVRRRLRYTELREDWESEFGPHRFAYKDLFHATEGFKDKHLLGAGGFGMVYRGELQKSRVEVAVKKVSHGSKQGMREFIAEIVSIGRIRHRNLVQLLGYCRRKDELILVYDYMSNGSLDKYLYTEEEDDPTLDWAQRFRIIKGVASGLHYLHERWEKVVVHRDIKTSNVLLDKEMNGRLGDFGLAKLYDHGANPQTTRVVGTTGYLAPELVRTGKATPLVDVFAFGTFLLEVTCGQRPIKQDEQGNQFLLVDWVLQHWHGESLLEAVDPRLRGEYNSGEVRLVLQMGLLCAHPSAAARPSMQQVLQYLDGETPFPEMTRADLSFNMLALLQRKGLNVMSCPCSSTMMSSVGTISDLSGGR
- the LOC112880458 gene encoding L-type lectin-domain containing receptor kinase IV.1-like, which encodes MEHLPMSFLAAFFLLCLSLNLRGFCVAGGNESFVFSGFGGAKNLILDGTAAVTSEGILELTNNEPGVKGHAFYRTPLQFKDSPNGTAQSFSLAFVVAILSATSYMSTDGMAFVIAPGKNFSNASPAQYLGLLDSHSTGPANASRNHFLAVELDTIKNDEFQDMDDNHVGVDVNALSSVESSSAAFYDDKDGTLKNLSLISTDGKLMQVWVDYDGEAKQINVTLAPMGVAKPSKPLLSNTTDLSAVITEHAYAGFSAATGPIKSRHCVLAWSFAMNGPAPAIDFKKMPRLPNPGPRTLMKVLKIALPAAALVIMAACIAVFVIVQRKLAYAELREDWEVEFGPHRFSYKELFKATEGFKSKHLLGAGGFGKVYKGVLPKSKSEVAVKRVSHDSSQGIKEFVSEVVSIGHLRHRNLVQLLGYCRRKGELLLVYDYMPNGSLDKYLYGEENKPLLEWSQRFQIIKDVASGLFYLHEKWEQVVIHRDIKASNVLLDGGMIAHLGDFGLARLYDHGTDLQTTHVVGTMGYIAPELSRTGKASPLTDVFAFGTFLLEVTCGRRPVSNSVQHGRAMLVDRVLEYWHRGALEETVDSRLQGNYNVDEAGMVLTLGLMCSHPFPSERPTMRQVMQYLDGDAPLPELTPANMSLLSLMQNQVSFDQSILQYPWSATSMGTMTPGISVGR